The stretch of DNA CTCGCGCTGCCGGCCCCATGACGAGATTAAGATCGCGGGCGTGAAAGCGGTACGCGATCCGTCCGTTTGCCTTGTTCAGCACAATGACTGGTTTCTTCACCGTCCAATCACCCGACAGGGCCCACTGATTGAGGCTCAACCGCGCGGGGACAGCATAGACGCGAGGCTTGTCTAATACTGGACTGCCGGGAGACGTGAAGTTCTCGGTGCGTTCGTAGCCGAGATAGTTTTCCGGAGACTTCAAGCTGCCCCAATCGGCGGCAACCTCAGCACCATGCGCATCGACCGAAACCAGTTCATCCCCGGTGCCGCCGATTCCGGCCTCGGCCAGCAATCGTTGAATGATCATTTCCGACTGCTCGTATTCACCCTCGCCGAATTGATGATGTCGAATATGCCCCTGCGCATCGACAAAATAGAGGGCCGGCCAATATTCGTTCTTGAAGGCACGCCATATCGCATGGTCGCTATCGATCGCGATCGGATAATCGACCCTCAAGTTCTTCGCGGCTCGACGGACGTTATCGACGTCTTTCTCAAACGCGAACTCAGGCGAGTGCACGCCGATCACGACCAATCCTTGATCCTTGTATTTCTTGGCCCACGCGCGGACATAGGGAAGTGTGCGTAGCCAATTGATGCAGGTATAGGTCCAGAACTCGACGAGGACGACTTTTCCGCGCAACCCGGCCGGGGTCAAGGGCCGCGAATTGAGCCACTCGGTCGCGCTGCGGAGAGAAGGCAACTCACCTTCAATGGGTATGGGCCTGGATTGAACCGCTGCGGGCATCAATTGGTGCACCACGCTTTTGTCCTCGGCTAAGGTCATGATTGGAGCCCCCATTGCGCCTGCGAGTATCGCGGCGAGCAAGAACTGGTAGCTGCGCCGGGTGGGCGTAGACGAAACTGCGGACATGATCAATCTCCTTCGAGGAAGAACGAGATTCGTTGTGGATGAATGTTTCGCCTCGGGTTGGTCCTGGTACCCGCGGTGCGAGGAGACCAGCAACTCAACATCTAGGCGACCATGGTCGCTCTGGGAACCGCCATTCCGGCCACTCGTCGTCTGGGCGCGGGCGGCGTCAAAATTTTTTCGGCATCGCTATTACATCTATTATTGCACTTCACCAGTAACACACTTCAGTCCATCCCTGCAAACTCAGAATCGGGCGAATTTGGTAGTAGTTTCATTGCTAATAAATCATTTCAACGCCCTATTGTACCTGGCCTTAGTTTCAAGCCTCGCTGAGCCGTGAGACGATCGAGGTCCTTCACGAAGCATGGCGGCAAGAATCCCGCGCTGGTGCTCAAGGCCATCGGACAACAGATTCACAAACAGAGGGGGCCGGGTTCGAGTTCCGTTTCCCTTTCCAGAATCTTTACGCCTTTCACCAAATTCGTGTACGCTTACATCAACCACTGAGCCTAAACTGGTAGCCAATCCCTATGGCAATAAGTAATTCGGCGGCAGCCATTGTTGCGGATTGGGGCGCCAGGGTCCGGCGATCCCGTTCCGTAGTTTTGCTTTATACTGAACGCACAAACTTTCGCTATACACGCGTTTGATTCACGCTTCGCCGCTGTCTATCACATGATCACTAGTCCGACCTTGGTTTGACCCCCAAACCGTACAGAACGGATGGGTTATGTGCAGTCCCTATATAGGCCGCGTTCACGAGGTTCCACGGTTCAATGACTGGCGGGTGGTGAGACGCACCGTCCCTCCGCCGTATTGTAATAGTTCCACGGCGGACAGGGATGGGTATCGGTCGAAGCATTGGTCTGTGCGTGTGCAGGCTGCAATACACTCATGGCGATCGTGCTGGCGGTCAACATTGCGGCGAGTAGGCGCCTTATCATCGGTATCCTCCCGATGCAAGTCACGCGCAGGCCTCCAGTGTCCCTGGAAGCATGTCATTGGGAGCGTGCATGAGTACTCATTTACCGTGATGGCAGGTCTGGACCCCCATCTTCAAGTTAGCGCTCCCTACCCTGCAAAGACAATGGCGAACATGCGGTCAGTCCTCAGTCACCGCCACGGAGCCGATCTTTACGGTCCCAGTATTCTTCGTTCTCGTATTACGATTCGGTCAAGGATCGGAACATCTGGCGGCAGGGAGAGTGAATACGGCCCCAGGCATGGCAAAGATCAGCACCGCGCCAAAGCTCGATTTGGTATCCCACTCCACTTTCTCTCAGTCCCAGGGGCGGCGACCGATCGTGGTTCCGAATCCGCTCCACCGGTCCACGTTGCGCAATTCATAATTAAGTCTAAAATATGCCGCGGCGTCGCCAGGGCTAGTGGTTTGCCCCGCCGTAGTTGCCCCTAACGCGGCGAGCCCGAGGGCGACGATCACATAGATCTTATGATTTGCCCGAGCCCGTGCGCCGGCAGTTGCCGGACGAGTTCGGGGTGGCGATCGCCACATCATTTGGCGCATTGGGCGGACGGATCTGGCGGATCGGCCTGATGGGCACTGACGCGCAGCTCAGTGCAGCCCTCGCCGGCTGAACGGGCTCGAGCACGTCCTCCAGTGCGCAGGGCCTCTCCCTCCCCCGCGGCGCGGGAGTCGAGGTGGCTCGAACGACCTACCTCTGGTGGGCTGAAGCTCCCGTCGTAGGACAGCGGTGAACGGGGTCTAGGGAAGCGCGGTTGCGGGCATATACTGGATACCCATGGGAACCGAACGCCGCAACCAGACCGCTCTCGGCCGTAAGCGCCGCAAGGAGTTCGATCGTTCAGTCCAAAAGCTCCGCGCCCTCGGGATGCCCGACTGGGCGGTCGAGTACTTCCGCCGCGCCGCGCGCGTGGCCGGCCTTCCGCCGCACATGATCGTCTGTCATGTGGCGGTGGTTGCCGCCGGACGGCAGCTCCAGGCCAGTATCGCGCAGGACCAGCAGGGCGAGAGGCCGGTGCCCTCGCAAGAACCCGCCGGCGTCCCGCCCCGGGAGGCTCCCTCATACGCGTCGGTGCGGACCCTACGGCAGCGCGTGACCAGCCTGTGGCGCGAGATCGAACGGCACGGAACCCTGACCGATGCCTCGGCGAACGACGCGAACGCGGCACACGGCGCAGAGGTCGAGGAAGGATCGGAGGGCAAGCTCGCCGGCAGACTGGCGCTCCTCAGGGCGGATGCGCCGGGTGCGGAACAGACGGCAGCGCGGGCCCGCCGCCGAAAGACCTCATCTAAAGGACATTAACGGGCCAGAGCAGGCTTCTGCCCGGAGTGTCCCCGGAGCCGGAACCCCAGCATCAACAGCAGTAGTCCGAACAGCAGCGCGTAGGTGCCGATCAGCCAGATCACCGCGAGCGCGCCGACGCCCGGACGCATCAGCAAGAGGACCCCGAAGATCACCGAGGCCACGCCGCCGAGCGCCAGCACCCACTCCCCGGAGATTTCCTTGCGAAGCCGGATCGCGGCCGCGATCTCGAAGATGCCCGTGATGAGCGCCCACCAGGCGATGAGATACAGCAGCGCCAGCGCGGTGATCCCCGGCCACATGAACGTGATGACGCCGGCCGCGATCCCCGCGATCCCCTCGAGCACGAACAGCCACCACCGCTCGTGCGCCTCCGCGGCGCGGACCGCGGCGACGAGCGCGAAGATCCCGTCCACCAGGGCGTAGGCCCCGAAGAGAATCACCAGGGCCGCGAGCGTCACGCTGGGCAGCGCAAAGGCCAACAGGCCAAACACGATCGCGAGCAGGCCCCGCAGCGCAAGCGCCCACCAGTTCCGAGCCAGAACCCCCATCATCTCCCCACCCCCTCACGACGAATGCCGTACCGGCGATCGCGGGCCCCGGTGACCTGTGGTTGATGGGTCACCGGAAACCGCAGAAGCGCGAGCAGATCCTCAATCCCTGCCAGCCGGTCGAGCTCGTC from bacterium encodes:
- a CDS encoding HdeD family acid-resistance protein, encoding MGVLARNWWALALRGLLAIVFGLLAFALPSVTLAALVILFGAYALVDGIFALVAAVRAAEAHERWWLFVLEGIAGIAAGVITFMWPGITALALLYLIAWWALITGIFEIAAAIRLRKEISGEWVLALGGVASVIFGVLLLMRPGVGALAVIWLIGTYALLFGLLLLMLGFRLRGHSGQKPALAR
- a CDS encoding thioredoxin family protein: MSAVSSTPTRRSYQFLLAAILAGAMGAPIMTLAEDKSVVHQLMPAAVQSRPIPIEGELPSLRSATEWLNSRPLTPAGLRGKVVLVEFWTYTCINWLRTLPYVRAWAKKYKDQGLVVIGVHSPEFAFEKDVDNVRRAAKNLRVDYPIAIDSDHAIWRAFKNEYWPALYFVDAQGHIRHHQFGEGEYEQSEMIIQRLLAEAGIGGTGDELVSVDAHGAEVAADWGSLKSPENYLGYERTENFTSPGSPVLDKPRVYAVPARLSLNQWALSGDWTVKKPVIVLNKANGRIAYRFHARDLNLVMGPAARGTSVRFRVLIDGQPPRAAHGIDVDDQGNGTISEQRLYQLIRQPKPIADRQFEIEFLDSGVEAFVLTFG